In Dehalogenimonas etheniformans, one genomic interval encodes:
- a CDS encoding ABC transporter ATP-binding protein, with translation MAQPIISAEKPVKVSLRNLTLSFGGITALKDVSVDIRENEILAIIGPNGAGKTCLLNCLNGFYKPQKGEILFEGRNISRIRPDKAARMGLARTFQNIELFSGLTTLENAMAARHVFMKQNLLTGALYFGPAHNEEIRHRRVVEDIIDFLEIEPVRNKTVASLPYGMRKRIELARALALEPKVLLLDEPMAGMNTEEKEDIARFIVDIFEGQGESYPDTPVLRDGIRTIVLIEHDMGVVMDLADRIVVLDFGRKIAEGTPEEIKNNPLVISAYLGQSAKK, from the coding sequence ATGGCCCAACCAATAATTTCGGCAGAAAAACCGGTAAAGGTCAGCCTGCGAAACCTGACACTATCATTTGGCGGAATAACCGCGCTTAAAGATGTTTCTGTAGATATCCGAGAAAATGAGATCCTGGCTATTATCGGTCCCAATGGCGCCGGCAAGACCTGCCTGTTGAATTGCCTCAACGGCTTCTACAAGCCCCAAAAAGGGGAGATTTTGTTCGAGGGAAGGAATATCTCCCGCATCCGTCCGGATAAGGCTGCAAGAATGGGTTTAGCCAGAACGTTCCAGAACATCGAATTGTTTTCGGGGTTAACAACACTAGAAAACGCCATGGCGGCCCGGCACGTGTTTATGAAGCAGAATCTCTTGACCGGGGCTCTTTACTTCGGCCCGGCTCATAACGAAGAGATCCGGCATCGAAGGGTTGTGGAGGATATCATCGATTTCCTGGAAATCGAGCCGGTGCGCAACAAAACGGTGGCCTCGCTTCCCTATGGAATGAGGAAAAGAATTGAGTTAGCCCGTGCCTTGGCGCTTGAGCCTAAAGTCCTTTTATTGGACGAACCAATGGCGGGCATGAATACCGAAGAGAAGGAAGACATCGCCCGATTCATCGTTGATATCTTCGAAGGACAGGGTGAGTCTTATCCAGATACCCCGGTTTTGCGGGACGGGATTCGCACCATTGTACTTATCGAACACGACATGGGTGTTGTCATGGACCTGGCTGACAGGATCGTCGTTCTGGATTTCGGGCGGAAGATCGCCGAGGGTACTCCCGAAGAAATCAAGAATAATCCTCTTGTGATCTCAGCTTACCTGGGCCAGAGCGCAAAGAAATAG
- a CDS encoding phenylacetate--CoA ligase family protein produces MSQHYDKLESMTVSERKIYLDSRLRQAVSRAYRGAPAARRMMKAAGVKPSDITTVSDLEKLPITRKNDLIEAQKVTPPYGGYYVGKPEGIERIFISPGPVYEPLHSSKIEWFARSFWAAGFRKGDVVINTFTYHLSPAGTLFQEGLRDCRATVVVAGAGNTDIHIKAMKDLGVNGFVGTPSYLMSLIKKVEETGSNFKKDFRIDKAWVTGEMLSPSMRQTLEKDYRIDTYQTYAVTEPGGTLAYECSQKSGLHLMDDYVVEIVDPSTGKQLAPGEVGEVVVTPLHNPHWGLIRFGTGDLSKMIVDNCPCGRTAPKLVGLLGRSGEAVKVRGMFVVPKQVEAALAAVNEAGKFQLVVRRIDNRDTLTLRLELKSGNTDDFELRKRVESAFQSACIVKLDRLELLPQGTIPSESKVVLDERKWD; encoded by the coding sequence ATGAGTCAGCATTACGATAAACTTGAATCTATGACCGTCTCGGAGCGAAAAATCTACCTCGATTCTCGCCTCAGGCAGGCGGTATCTCGTGCCTACCGAGGGGCACCCGCGGCTAGAAGGATGATGAAAGCAGCCGGGGTTAAACCGTCAGATATCACCACGGTTTCTGACCTCGAAAAACTGCCTATCACACGGAAAAATGATCTCATCGAGGCTCAAAAAGTAACTCCACCTTACGGGGGTTATTATGTTGGTAAGCCGGAAGGTATCGAACGCATTTTCATTTCGCCCGGACCAGTGTATGAACCTCTCCATTCTTCGAAAATTGAATGGTTCGCGCGGTCATTCTGGGCGGCAGGATTCCGAAAAGGCGATGTCGTAATTAATACTTTCACCTACCACCTTTCGCCAGCGGGCACATTATTTCAAGAAGGGCTGAGAGATTGCAGGGCAACAGTGGTGGTGGCTGGCGCCGGCAATACTGACATTCACATCAAGGCTATGAAAGACCTCGGTGTGAATGGATTCGTGGGGACGCCCAGTTACCTGATGTCTTTGATAAAAAAGGTCGAAGAAACCGGTAGTAATTTCAAAAAGGACTTTCGCATCGATAAGGCTTGGGTTACCGGTGAAATGCTATCTCCATCGATGAGGCAAACCCTGGAGAAAGATTATCGAATCGATACTTATCAAACTTATGCAGTGACAGAACCAGGCGGGACTCTGGCCTATGAATGTTCGCAAAAATCAGGTTTGCACTTGATGGACGACTATGTGGTTGAAATCGTTGATCCATCGACGGGAAAACAACTGGCGCCGGGTGAGGTTGGTGAAGTAGTGGTGACACCTTTACATAACCCTCATTGGGGTTTGATTCGCTTTGGGACCGGCGACCTGTCCAAAATGATTGTCGATAACTGTCCCTGTGGGCGTACTGCTCCTAAGCTCGTCGGGCTTCTTGGACGCTCAGGAGAAGCGGTCAAAGTTCGGGGTATGTTTGTTGTACCCAAACAGGTCGAGGCTGCCCTTGCGGCTGTGAATGAAGCCGGCAAGTTTCAATTAGTAGTTCGACGGATCGATAATCGTGATACCCTGACTCTGAGACTGGAGTTAAAATCCGGCAATACCGATGATTTTGAACTTCGAAAACGGGTCGAATCTGCCTTTCAAAGTGCCTGTATCGTGAAACTGGACCGTCTCGAATTGCTACCTCAAGGAACAATCCCATCGGAGTCTAAAGTAGTACTTGACGAAAGAAAATGGGACTAA
- a CDS encoding PaaI family thioesterase codes for MSRENIERMREASCSEPAWQTLGIELREISDGFSKVSFKVRPEFLNFVGTLHGGIIVTLADSAFGYALNSLHFPTIASQFNIHFLNPAVVGDELAAECRVIKAGKRTMMAEISVQNQDGKLIAKATGTGIPLDREQL; via the coding sequence ATGAGCCGCGAAAACATCGAGCGGATGCGCGAAGCCAGCTGCAGCGAACCGGCATGGCAGACGCTGGGAATCGAGTTAAGGGAAATTTCGGACGGTTTTTCCAAGGTGAGTTTCAAGGTACGTCCTGAGTTTCTTAACTTTGTCGGCACGCTGCACGGCGGAATTATTGTAACCTTAGCTGATTCGGCCTTCGGTTATGCTTTGAATTCGCTGCATTTCCCGACGATTGCCAGCCAATTCAATATCCATTTCCTCAATCCTGCCGTCGTGGGCGATGAGTTAGCTGCGGAATGCCGGGTAATAAAAGCCGGGAAACGCACCATGATGGCTGAAATTTCAGTACAGAACCAAGATGGAAAACTCATCGCGAAGGCCACAGGAACCGGGATTCCGCTGGACAGAGAACAGCTTTGA
- a CDS encoding ABC transporter ATP-binding protein yields the protein MLKINNIEVAYLNVIRVLHGVSMSVSEGQIVTLLGANGAGKTTTLKAISGLLHVEEGEVTDGNIEWNGERIDKKNAEYIGRLGIVQALEGRRVFEHLTAEENLLVGAFHRKDRSEVKNDLEMVYSYFSRLRNLRNNTAGYLSGGEQQMVVIGRAMMAKPKLMMLDEPSLGLAPLMVDEIYSIIKRFNEEQKTSVLLVEQNVRIALSIAHYGYVMENGRVVLDGTADFLKNNEDVKEFYMGLSAVGKQKSYRDVKHYKRRKRWL from the coding sequence ATGCTTAAGATAAACAACATAGAAGTCGCCTACCTCAACGTCATCCGCGTTTTGCACGGAGTTTCTATGAGCGTGTCTGAAGGGCAGATAGTTACTTTGCTTGGAGCGAACGGCGCAGGGAAAACGACAACACTCAAAGCCATTTCCGGTTTGCTTCATGTTGAAGAAGGCGAAGTCACCGACGGGAATATCGAATGGAACGGAGAACGCATCGATAAAAAGAACGCCGAATACATTGGGCGGCTGGGTATCGTCCAGGCGCTCGAAGGCAGACGCGTTTTCGAGCATCTGACCGCTGAAGAAAATCTCCTGGTAGGCGCTTTCCATCGGAAAGATCGTTCCGAGGTGAAGAATGATCTAGAGATGGTCTACAGCTACTTCTCCCGACTTCGGAACCTGCGTAACAACACTGCCGGATACCTTTCCGGCGGCGAGCAACAGATGGTGGTTATCGGCCGGGCGATGATGGCGAAACCCAAACTGATGATGCTGGACGAGCCATCGCTAGGCCTGGCGCCGCTGATGGTTGATGAGATCTATTCCATAATCAAACGATTCAACGAGGAACAGAAGACATCGGTCCTTCTGGTTGAACAGAACGTTCGCATAGCCCTGTCCATCGCCCATTACGGGTATGTCATGGAGAATGGTCGAGTCGTTCTGGATGGTACTGCGGACTTCCTTAAAAATAATGAGGATGTCAAAGAATTCTACATGGGCCTTTCTGCTGTGGGTAAGCAGAAGAGCTACCGGGACGTGAAGCATTATAAGCGGCGCAAACGTTGGCTATAA
- a CDS encoding ABC transporter substrate-binding protein, which yields MKGKTWFNKACIALVTLIVAGLPILASGCGNGNGSTTPPPGSNTDAVKNPIKVGIMAPYTGAAASKGKPMGDGVLDAIKYINTELNGVQGHQIQPVFRDGQYNAPIETTIINEFISPSSGIVMFTTQASAEMTVVMGIANEAGLPGFTVFSAPNITQPAKHQFASFPDYGDDWVAFAKYYLANIWKGTGKPKMALHLLNNSTGQGAKDAADKSAASLGIEIVAVETHTSTTASEIESLTRIKAKNPDVIYISSTPPPTAVILKNAATLGITPGVTIGCGGASFTSEMVNLAGAAAEGVFGIYPTVAWGDNVPAMAKMTEYLTKNHPEDANNMDYITGWAEGLLIAEILNKAITNTPGGGNALTPALVEANGFKKLSGFDVGGLQGPATYTVGDNRFSKTVKLYQVKSGKITGIGSWIDAPYIDYGFK from the coding sequence ATGAAAGGAAAAACCTGGTTCAATAAAGCATGTATCGCTCTTGTCACGCTTATAGTCGCTGGGCTGCCGATTTTGGCTTCCGGCTGCGGTAATGGAAATGGTTCAACAACCCCGCCACCCGGCTCAAATACCGATGCGGTGAAGAATCCGATAAAAGTTGGAATAATGGCGCCATATACAGGTGCAGCGGCATCTAAAGGTAAGCCCATGGGAGATGGGGTTCTTGATGCTATCAAATACATCAATACCGAATTGAATGGTGTTCAAGGACACCAGATTCAACCCGTTTTCCGTGACGGTCAATACAATGCCCCTATCGAGACAACAATAATTAATGAATTTATTTCGCCATCGAGTGGTATAGTCATGTTCACCACTCAAGCATCCGCTGAAATGACCGTGGTTATGGGTATTGCCAATGAAGCCGGCCTGCCGGGTTTCACCGTATTCTCAGCCCCAAATATAACCCAACCTGCGAAGCATCAATTTGCTTCCTTCCCCGATTATGGCGATGACTGGGTAGCCTTTGCTAAATACTACCTGGCCAATATCTGGAAAGGCACGGGTAAGCCCAAAATGGCATTGCATCTCCTGAATAATTCGACCGGTCAGGGTGCGAAAGATGCCGCCGATAAATCAGCTGCCAGCCTGGGTATTGAAATCGTCGCTGTCGAAACTCATACCTCAACGACTGCATCCGAAATTGAAAGCCTGACTCGCATCAAGGCGAAAAACCCTGATGTCATTTATATCTCGTCCACTCCACCCCCGACCGCGGTAATTCTGAAAAATGCGGCGACCCTTGGCATAACCCCTGGCGTCACCATAGGGTGCGGCGGAGCATCGTTTACCAGCGAAATGGTCAATTTGGCCGGCGCAGCCGCCGAAGGCGTCTTTGGTATTTATCCGACAGTTGCCTGGGGGGATAACGTTCCTGCTATGGCTAAGATGACCGAATACCTTACCAAGAACCATCCCGAAGATGCCAACAACATGGACTATATCACAGGTTGGGCAGAAGGCTTGCTCATTGCCGAGATTTTGAATAAAGCGATCACCAACACTCCCGGTGGTGGCAACGCTCTTACTCCTGCACTTGTTGAAGCCAATGGTTTTAAGAAGTTAAGCGGTTTCGATGTTGGCGGTTTACAAGGTCCCGCAACTTACACGGTTGGCGACAACCGGTTCAGTAAGACAGTTAAACTGTATCAAGTGAAAAGCGGGAAGATTACTGGCATCGGTTCATGGATCGATGCTCCTTACATCGACTATGGTTTCAAATAG
- a CDS encoding cobyric acid synthase yields MSTKNAKVIMVQGTSSNVGKSVLVAALCRIFKQDGYRVAPFKAQNMALNAFVTPEGGEIGRAQAMQAEASGIAPSIHMNPILLKPEANSRAQIIVHGKVFDTSSAKDYYNYTMMLLDKVKESLEYLRSRYDIVVIEGAGSPAEINLKAREIANMRIAKLAKAPVLLAGDIDRGGVYAFLVGTLELLDESERKLVKGFIINKFRGDVTLIKDANDFLEERTKLPVLGVVPYYRDILLAQEDSVYLDERRNAVSNADLDIAIIRSPRISNYDDFDPLEEDGANLRFICRPEEMGNPDLIIIPGSKTTVPDLLAIRDSGVAESIIKKARSGTPVFGACGGYQMLGNLIHDPNHVESDNDTVQGLGLIDAETTFISDKATTQVKGIVTGERGLLEGLKGEILTGYEIHMGRTESRIRPFQITETQDGPAFYTDGSANEEGTVVGSYIHGIFLSHGFRRGLLNNLRRRKGLPERIYDAPLDKEKHYDALADLVRNSLDMETIYRILNEGVEA; encoded by the coding sequence ATGTCGACGAAAAATGCGAAAGTTATTATGGTACAGGGAACTTCTTCAAATGTGGGGAAGAGCGTGCTGGTCGCCGCCCTTTGCAGGATTTTCAAACAAGACGGTTATAGGGTGGCGCCCTTCAAGGCTCAGAATATGGCTCTCAACGCGTTTGTGACGCCCGAGGGCGGCGAAATTGGCCGGGCTCAGGCAATGCAGGCCGAAGCCTCAGGTATCGCCCCCAGCATTCACATGAATCCGATTCTTTTGAAACCGGAGGCTAATTCCCGCGCCCAGATCATAGTACATGGAAAGGTTTTCGATACCTCATCCGCCAAGGACTATTACAACTACACGATGATGCTACTCGACAAGGTCAAAGAATCGCTCGAATACCTCAGATCACGGTATGACATCGTGGTTATCGAAGGCGCCGGCTCCCCTGCCGAGATTAACCTTAAAGCCAGGGAGATCGCCAACATGCGCATCGCCAAACTGGCAAAGGCGCCGGTTTTGCTAGCGGGCGATATCGATCGTGGCGGCGTTTACGCTTTCCTTGTTGGCACGCTCGAGTTGCTTGATGAAAGCGAACGGAAATTAGTAAAAGGTTTCATAATCAATAAGTTCCGAGGCGACGTCACCCTGATAAAAGACGCCAACGACTTTCTGGAGGAGCGGACCAAGCTGCCCGTGCTGGGAGTAGTGCCCTACTATCGAGATATCTTACTCGCCCAGGAGGATTCGGTCTATCTGGATGAGCGCCGGAATGCCGTGTCCAATGCCGACCTGGATATTGCCATCATCCGGAGTCCCAGAATATCCAACTACGATGATTTCGATCCTTTGGAAGAAGATGGAGCCAACCTCCGCTTCATCTGCCGCCCTGAAGAGATGGGGAATCCTGACCTTATTATTATCCCCGGTTCCAAAACTACGGTTCCGGATCTGCTGGCCATACGAGACTCTGGCGTCGCTGAGTCGATCATTAAGAAAGCCAGGTCAGGTACACCCGTTTTCGGCGCCTGTGGTGGGTATCAGATGCTTGGAAACCTGATACACGATCCGAACCATGTCGAATCGGATAATGACACGGTTCAAGGACTTGGCTTGATCGATGCCGAAACTACTTTCATCAGCGATAAAGCGACAACACAAGTGAAAGGCATTGTCACCGGCGAGCGGGGTTTGTTGGAAGGTTTAAAGGGGGAAATTCTAACCGGTTATGAGATTCATATGGGAAGGACTGAAAGCCGGATCCGCCCATTCCAGATTACTGAAACCCAGGACGGGCCAGCATTCTATACCGATGGCAGCGCAAACGAGGAAGGGACGGTTGTTGGTAGTTACATCCACGGCATCTTCCTGAGTCACGGATTCCGGCGAGGTTTATTGAATAACCTGCGGCGCCGCAAAGGTTTGCCTGAGCGAATTTACGATGCCCCATTAGATAAAGAAAAACATTATGACGCCCTTGCAGACCTGGTTAGAAATTCGTTGGATATGGAAACTATCTATAGGATTCTCAACGAGGGTGTCGAGGCATGA